One Natrinema halophilum genomic window carries:
- a CDS encoding nucleotidyltransferase domain-containing protein — translation MTVVPNHVRETVDDHLTELEREHDVVVALAVARGSRAWGAASPGSDYDVGFVYAPTDLRRYAHLERPPGTIVEDRGEFEYQGWDVRTFAGLLADSNDGAIDLLRSPIRYRTAYDPTPLAEYVERTYNPIDLYHAWRGIATSNYRKYISHHLVRNDDEIFPILETDVDSYVIETDDGTATVAGDDERFAETQTKPTVKRNLTILRAAMSARYLKATGDRGEHDLPVLAFDRFLREQAPTVFDAERIEAARALLERKQAGEGAVEIGDTVGREFAQPPREIDPAIHARDGPRTTQINEFIDEVLAAVQ, via the coding sequence ATGACTGTCGTTCCGAACCACGTCCGGGAAACCGTCGACGACCACCTGACGGAACTCGAGCGCGAGCACGACGTGGTGGTCGCGCTAGCGGTCGCCCGCGGCAGCCGCGCCTGGGGCGCGGCGAGTCCTGGCAGCGACTACGACGTCGGGTTCGTCTACGCGCCGACGGACCTTCGCCGGTACGCTCACCTCGAGCGACCTCCCGGAACCATCGTCGAGGACCGCGGCGAGTTTGAGTATCAGGGCTGGGACGTGCGGACGTTCGCGGGCCTGCTCGCCGACTCGAACGATGGGGCGATCGACCTTTTGCGGAGTCCGATCCGCTATCGCACCGCCTACGACCCCACGCCTCTGGCCGAATACGTCGAGCGGACGTACAACCCGATCGACCTCTATCACGCGTGGCGCGGGATCGCGACGAGCAACTACCGGAAGTACATCTCACATCATCTGGTCCGCAATGACGACGAGATCTTCCCGATCCTCGAGACTGACGTCGACTCGTACGTCATCGAGACCGACGACGGGACGGCGACGGTCGCGGGCGACGACGAGCGGTTCGCGGAGACACAGACGAAGCCGACCGTCAAACGAAACCTCACGATCCTCCGCGCAGCAATGTCCGCGCGCTATCTGAAAGCGACCGGTGACCGCGGCGAGCACGACCTTCCTGTGCTCGCATTCGATCGGTTCCTGCGCGAGCAGGCGCCCACCGTGTTCGACGCGGAGCGGATCGAGGCAGCCCGAGCATTGCTCGAGCGCAAACAGGCGGGTGAAGGGGCAGTCGAGATCGGCGACACCGTCGGCCGCGAGTTCGCGCAGCCGCCGCGAGAAATAGATCCCGCGATCCACGCCCGCGACGGCCCCCGTACGACGCAGATAAACGAGTTTATCGACGAGGTACTCGCCGCAGTCCAGTGA
- a CDS encoding DNA-directed RNA polymerase subunit epsilon, whose product MQDDGADPGPAAEGDVAVADSAESAFERDSRLETRPGSGSLSRADVQRDSTVRRWGVVTPSATVIGRAASPDADLSESVRRLHDEQHAATPGYSERAHQLDRLRTTQALCNALEVTPWQRDLALGVMDEIDLTEFGSQRAIPKVALVVIRHVVDIDRQQYFGLDDIDAQSLSADRMEELFARYRAHDITDEETFKRLAADYGLDTTNLNRLRRVLKAQLEDELPAYGRNPYRDPNLPDAAESDVEGTNAASTSSQS is encoded by the coding sequence ATGCAAGACGACGGTGCCGACCCTGGTCCAGCCGCCGAGGGTGACGTGGCCGTTGCGGACAGCGCCGAGTCCGCCTTCGAACGCGATAGTCGGCTCGAGACGCGGCCCGGGTCCGGATCGCTCTCACGGGCGGACGTTCAACGCGATTCGACGGTCCGGCGATGGGGCGTCGTCACGCCCAGTGCGACGGTCATCGGCCGTGCAGCGTCACCCGATGCAGACCTCTCAGAGAGCGTTCGTCGCCTCCACGACGAACAGCACGCGGCGACGCCGGGTTACAGCGAGCGCGCCCATCAGCTCGATCGACTTCGAACCACGCAGGCGCTGTGTAACGCCCTCGAGGTGACCCCGTGGCAGCGCGATCTGGCGCTCGGCGTCATGGACGAAATCGACCTCACCGAATTCGGCAGCCAGCGGGCGATTCCGAAGGTCGCACTGGTGGTGATCCGCCACGTCGTCGACATCGATAGACAGCAGTATTTCGGACTCGACGATATCGACGCGCAGTCGCTGTCGGCCGACCGAATGGAGGAGTTGTTCGCCCGTTATCGAGCCCATGATATCACCGACGAAGAGACGTTCAAGCGACTCGCGGCCGACTACGGGCTGGATACGACGAATCTGAATCGACTGCGCCGCGTCCTGAAGGCCCAGCTCGAAGACGAACTCCCGGCCTATGGCCGCAACCCGTACCGAGATCCGAATCTGCCAGACGCGGCGGAATCGGACGTCGAGGGAACCAACGCGGCATCGACCAGCAGCCAGAGCTAA
- a CDS encoding DsbA family oxidoreductase: MADADTNADETQVTDDRITIYADYVCPFCYLGTRSLDQYQDGRDEPLAVDWRPFDLRRGKRNPDGSVDHDANDGKDDQYYEQARQNVRRLQDEYGVEMSQEIATEVDSFNAQVASWYVKQEFPDRWDAFDEAIYTALWQDERDIGDSQVLTDLADDVGLPSDEIRKAVEDDDYRADLEKRFADAHEDGVTGVPMFVSDGRVARGAVPPEHLKRLVEGGQ; this comes from the coding sequence ATGGCCGACGCAGACACCAATGCCGACGAGACGCAGGTGACGGACGACCGAATCACGATCTACGCTGACTACGTCTGTCCGTTCTGTTATCTGGGGACACGCTCCCTCGACCAGTATCAAGATGGGCGCGACGAGCCGCTGGCTGTTGACTGGCGTCCGTTCGACCTCCGACGCGGGAAACGGAATCCGGACGGATCGGTCGATCACGATGCGAACGACGGAAAGGACGACCAGTACTACGAGCAGGCCAGGCAGAACGTCCGCCGGCTCCAGGACGAGTACGGCGTCGAAATGAGCCAGGAAATCGCGACGGAAGTCGATTCGTTCAACGCCCAGGTCGCATCGTGGTACGTCAAACAGGAGTTTCCCGACCGATGGGACGCATTCGACGAGGCGATCTACACGGCGCTGTGGCAGGATGAGCGCGATATCGGCGACAGTCAGGTGCTGACCGACCTCGCGGACGACGTCGGTCTCCCGAGCGACGAGATTCGCAAGGCCGTCGAAGACGACGACTACCGGGCGGACCTCGAGAAGCGCTTCGCGGACGCACACGAGGACGGAGTCACCGGCGTTCCGATGTTCGTCTCTGACGGTCGCGTCGCCCGCGGCGCGGTGCCGCCGGAGCACCTGAAGCGGCTCGTCGAGGGCGGACAGTAG
- a CDS encoding NAD(+)/NADH kinase, translating to MEAAVGIVAQRDNERAQELAATLVDALEREGAGVIVDEATGGAIEATAAPVSAMESRNLVVSIGGDGTLLFVAREIGATPILGVNLGEVGFLNAVAPDDALAVVTDLVSQLDETGDVDGRELTRLQATGVDEDWTLEPALNEVLVHGPRRGPGGGATVEVCVDGQEYTESHVDGVLVCTPTGSTAYNLSEGGPLVYPTADALVVTQMAATESMPSLVVEPDTELTLSISGTETAYAISDGRNRRRLEPPATVSVTLADDSVTLAGPQANFFDGLDKLE from the coding sequence ATGGAGGCTGCCGTCGGAATCGTCGCTCAGCGCGACAACGAGCGTGCACAGGAACTCGCCGCAACCCTCGTCGATGCCCTCGAACGAGAGGGCGCGGGCGTCATCGTCGACGAAGCGACTGGCGGGGCGATCGAGGCGACGGCCGCTCCAGTTTCCGCGATGGAAAGTCGCAACCTCGTCGTGAGTATCGGCGGTGACGGAACGCTACTGTTCGTCGCCCGTGAGATCGGAGCCACGCCGATTCTCGGCGTCAATCTCGGCGAAGTCGGTTTTCTCAACGCCGTCGCTCCGGACGACGCGCTCGCGGTCGTCACCGATCTCGTTTCCCAACTCGACGAAACGGGCGACGTCGACGGGCGCGAGCTAACTCGGCTTCAGGCAACGGGCGTCGACGAGGACTGGACGCTCGAGCCCGCGCTCAACGAGGTCCTCGTCCACGGACCGCGGCGAGGGCCCGGCGGCGGCGCGACGGTCGAGGTTTGCGTCGATGGCCAGGAGTACACCGAAAGCCACGTCGACGGGGTGCTCGTCTGTACGCCGACCGGTTCGACCGCCTACAATCTCAGCGAGGGCGGGCCGCTGGTGTATCCGACGGCCGACGCGCTCGTCGTCACGCAGATGGCCGCCACCGAGTCGATGCCGTCGCTGGTCGTCGAACCGGACACCGAACTTACGCTTTCCATCTCCGGGACCGAGACGGCCTATGCGATCAGCGATGGCCGGAACCGACGGCGCCTCGAACCGCCCGCGACGGTTTCCGTCACCCTCGCTGACGATTCCGTCACCCTCGCCGGCCCGCAAGCTAACTTCTTCGATGGGCTCGACAAACTCGAGTAG
- a CDS encoding KaiC domain-containing protein translates to MVAVSDEAEDWFHRALENEERDGDGDEARATSTDKTVDSSGDETVDDNGDESGAVESGVDEGDVDDSLFEDDFGAALQDVETPAVGDTTDTEVTSDPEGFDDLDFVLSGSDEPDFDEEIDSELPRLDLGIEGLDRMIQGGIPERSLIVAMGSAGTGKTTFGLQFLNHGLEQGERGVCITLEESRDRVINSATEKGYAFDEYAAEGELAVVDVDPIEMANSLASIRNELPSLVDDFGASRLVLDSVSLLEMMYENRADRRNEIYDFARSLKEAGVTALLTSEVSPETPYASRYGIVEYLTDAVFVLQYVRPDDFRETRLAIEIQKIRDANHSREKKPYEITNDGISVYQQANLF, encoded by the coding sequence GTGGTTGCCGTGAGTGACGAGGCCGAAGATTGGTTCCACCGAGCGCTCGAGAACGAGGAACGCGATGGGGACGGAGACGAGGCTAGGGCGACGTCAACCGACAAGACAGTCGATTCGAGCGGCGACGAGACCGTCGATGACAATGGCGACGAAAGCGGTGCCGTCGAAAGTGGTGTCGATGAGGGTGATGTTGACGACTCGTTGTTCGAGGACGATTTCGGCGCTGCGCTGCAAGACGTCGAGACGCCGGCCGTCGGCGACACCACCGATACGGAGGTGACCAGCGATCCCGAAGGGTTCGACGATCTCGATTTCGTCCTTTCTGGCAGCGATGAACCAGACTTCGACGAAGAGATCGACTCGGAACTTCCCAGGCTGGACCTCGGGATCGAGGGCCTTGATCGGATGATTCAGGGCGGCATTCCGGAACGATCGCTGATCGTTGCGATGGGTAGCGCCGGCACCGGCAAGACCACTTTCGGCCTCCAGTTTCTCAACCACGGTCTGGAGCAGGGCGAGCGCGGCGTGTGTATCACTCTGGAGGAGAGCCGCGACCGGGTCATCAACAGCGCGACCGAGAAAGGGTACGCCTTCGACGAGTACGCTGCCGAGGGAGAACTCGCTGTCGTCGACGTTGATCCGATCGAGATGGCGAACAGTCTGGCGTCGATTCGGAACGAACTCCCGTCGCTCGTCGATGATTTCGGCGCATCACGGCTCGTGCTGGACTCTGTCTCGTTACTCGAGATGATGTACGAGAACCGGGCTGACCGGCGCAACGAAATATACGATTTCGCCCGGAGTTTGAAGGAGGCCGGTGTTACCGCCCTGCTGACGAGCGAGGTCTCTCCGGAGACGCCGTACGCGTCGCGGTACGGTATCGTCGAGTACCTCACTGACGCAGTGTTCGTTCTCCAATACGTTCGGCCGGACGATTTCCGCGAAACGCGACTCGCGATCGAGATTCAGAAGATCCGTGATGCGAACCACTCCCGAGAGAAAAAACCGTACGAGATAACCAACGACGGCATCTCAGTCTACCAGCAGGCGAATTTATTTTAG
- a CDS encoding amphi-Trp domain-containing protein yields the protein MAQRTTADETLPREELAAYLQDLATEFEHGDETVSVPVGNKNVSLNPPQNVDISVEVVERSSMLRGNRETVDIELSWKP from the coding sequence ATGGCGCAACGGACGACGGCCGACGAAACACTGCCACGAGAAGAACTCGCCGCGTACCTCCAGGATCTCGCCACCGAGTTCGAACACGGTGACGAAACGGTCTCCGTTCCCGTCGGGAACAAGAACGTATCACTTAATCCGCCCCAGAACGTCGACATCTCGGTCGAAGTGGTCGAACGATCTTCGATGCTTCGGGGGAACCGTGAGACAGTAGACATCGAACTGAGCTGGAAACCCTAA
- a CDS encoding universal stress protein gives MYETILFPTDGSDHATTVAAHAINVAATRDATLHVLSVVDDRAFLVLDEDRIERVRDDLEATSRSAVDEAATRAADRGVETTTAVDTGHPAECIVDYAATNDVDLIVMGTSGDEYERNVVGSVSQRVVREAPVPVTTVGPSVRSD, from the coding sequence ATGTACGAGACGATCCTGTTTCCAACGGACGGCAGTGACCACGCGACGACCGTCGCGGCCCACGCGATCAACGTTGCGGCCACGAGAGACGCGACCCTCCACGTCCTCTCGGTCGTCGACGATCGCGCCTTTCTCGTTCTCGACGAGGACCGTATCGAGCGCGTTCGTGACGATCTCGAAGCGACGTCTCGATCGGCGGTCGACGAGGCGGCGACCCGTGCTGCCGATCGCGGCGTCGAAACGACGACGGCCGTAGACACCGGTCATCCGGCCGAATGCATCGTCGACTACGCCGCTACAAACGACGTGGACCTGATCGTCATGGGAACGAGCGGCGACGAGTACGAGCGCAACGTCGTCGGTAGCGTTTCCCAGCGCGTCGTCCGCGAGGCACCCGTCCCCGTCACGACCGTCGGCCCGAGCGTCCGGTCGGACTGA
- a CDS encoding transcription initiation factor IIB, whose amino-acid sequence MASPPRQRERTPETTEKTQEPDERERVCDECEGGTLVKSEDQGELVCDQCGLIVEGSNIDHGPEWRAFNHSERQNKSRVGAPTTQTMHDKGLTTSIDWKNQDAYGRSISSDKRNQMRRLRKWQERIRTKDAGERNLQFALSETDRMASSLAIPRSVREVACVMYRRALDEDLIRGRSIEGVATSTLYAACRMEGIPRSLEEVAAVSRVERKEIGRTYRYVAQELGLEMEPVNPKKYVPRFCSELELSEEVQAKANEIIDTTTEKGLLSGKSPTGYAAAAIYAASLLCNEKKTQREVSDVAQVTEVTIRNRYQEQIEAMGIH is encoded by the coding sequence ATGGCTAGTCCACCCCGCCAACGTGAACGTACTCCTGAAACGACCGAAAAAACGCAGGAACCAGACGAGCGTGAGCGGGTGTGCGACGAGTGTGAGGGGGGAACGCTCGTCAAAAGCGAGGATCAGGGCGAGCTCGTTTGCGATCAGTGTGGCCTGATCGTCGAGGGGTCGAACATCGATCACGGGCCCGAATGGCGCGCGTTCAATCACTCCGAACGGCAGAACAAGTCGCGCGTCGGCGCACCGACGACCCAGACCATGCACGACAAGGGTCTGACGACCTCAATCGACTGGAAGAACCAGGATGCGTACGGTCGATCCATCTCCTCGGACAAACGAAACCAGATGCGCAGACTGCGAAAGTGGCAAGAGCGCATCCGGACCAAAGACGCCGGCGAACGAAACCTGCAGTTCGCCCTCTCCGAAACCGATCGGATGGCGTCGTCCCTGGCTATCCCCCGATCCGTCCGCGAGGTCGCCTGCGTCATGTACCGGCGGGCACTCGATGAAGACCTCATCCGCGGCCGGTCAATCGAGGGCGTCGCGACGAGCACCCTGTATGCCGCCTGTCGCATGGAAGGTATCCCGCGCTCGCTCGAGGAAGTCGCGGCCGTCTCCCGCGTCGAGCGCAAAGAAATCGGCCGCACGTATCGATACGTCGCTCAGGAACTGGGCCTCGAGATGGAACCGGTCAATCCGAAGAAATACGTCCCGCGGTTTTGCTCCGAACTCGAACTGTCCGAGGAGGTCCAGGCCAAAGCCAACGAAATCATCGATACGACGACCGAAAAGGGACTTCTCTCCGGCAAATCGCCGACTGGCTACGCCGCCGCCGCGATCTATGCCGCGTCGCTGCTCTGTAACGAAAAGAAGACTCAGCGGGAGGTCTCCGACGTCGCGCAGGTGACCGAAGTCACCATCCGAAATCGGTATCAAGAGCAGATCGAAGCGATGGGCATTCACTAG
- a CDS encoding NAD+ synthase produces the protein MIDLRFSEAELERRRDRITEFIRHQVDAAGADGVVLGLSGGIDSTLTGFLAVEALGADCVHGLVLPATVSSEGHMSDAERVAQILEISYDVIEIEPLVDSLLSAYPEAEGDREAVGNARARIRAVLNYLVANHESRLVVGTGNRSEAAVGYFTKYGDGAVDCHPIGNLYKGQVRQLAHHVGVPEELAEKTATAELWADQTDEDELGISYEMLDDILATHIDGPLSVAATCRLLEIDEETVEMVRRMYEQTEHKRNAPPAPEPLE, from the coding sequence ATGATCGACCTTCGCTTTTCGGAGGCGGAACTGGAACGCCGGCGCGACCGTATCACGGAATTCATTCGTCATCAGGTCGACGCAGCGGGTGCTGACGGTGTCGTTCTCGGGCTCTCCGGCGGGATCGACAGCACTCTGACCGGCTTTCTCGCAGTCGAGGCCCTCGGAGCCGACTGCGTTCACGGGCTCGTCCTGCCGGCGACCGTCAGCAGCGAAGGGCACATGAGCGACGCCGAACGGGTCGCTCAGATTCTCGAGATCAGCTACGACGTCATCGAGATCGAACCGCTCGTCGACTCCCTGCTGTCGGCCTATCCCGAGGCGGAAGGCGACCGTGAAGCGGTCGGCAACGCTCGGGCGCGTATCCGCGCCGTCCTGAACTATCTCGTCGCCAATCACGAGAGTCGGCTCGTCGTCGGGACCGGAAACCGCAGCGAGGCCGCGGTGGGCTACTTTACCAAGTACGGCGACGGCGCCGTCGACTGCCATCCGATCGGCAACCTCTACAAAGGCCAGGTTCGCCAACTCGCCCACCACGTCGGCGTTCCTGAAGAACTCGCCGAAAAGACCGCCACTGCGGAGCTGTGGGCCGATCAAACCGATGAGGACGAACTGGGAATCAGCTACGAGATGCTCGACGACATCCTCGCAACCCACATCGACGGGCCGCTCTCGGTCGCCGCGACCTGCCGACTGCTCGAAATCGACGAGGAGACCGTCGAGATGGTCCGTCGAATGTACGAGCAAACCGAACACAAGCGGAACGCGCCGCCCGCACCGGAACCGCTCGAATAG
- a CDS encoding GNAT family N-acetyltransferase, translating into MPGPVFLEGNRSTLRPIEEADLEFLQAQVNDPRIWRLIGRSRPLNREQEREFFEDVVCGDENVSLLIVDESTPIGTVALNWNDLEAQTAELGYWIAPDHQRQGYGSDAVERVLEYGFDQLGLHRIEARVFELNEPSRRLLESVGFTQEGIHRDVEFIDGEYQDAYWFGLLEDEWRGRDE; encoded by the coding sequence ATGCCCGGCCCCGTATTCCTGGAGGGTAACCGCAGTACGCTGCGACCGATCGAAGAAGCGGATCTCGAGTTCCTGCAGGCGCAGGTCAACGATCCGCGAATCTGGCGGCTGATCGGTCGCTCGAGGCCGCTCAACCGTGAGCAGGAACGAGAGTTCTTCGAGGACGTTGTTTGTGGCGATGAGAACGTGTCGCTGCTGATCGTCGACGAATCGACACCGATCGGGACCGTCGCGCTCAATTGGAACGACCTGGAGGCCCAAACGGCCGAACTCGGGTACTGGATCGCACCCGACCACCAGCGACAGGGCTATGGCTCCGACGCGGTGGAACGAGTCCTTGAGTACGGCTTCGACCAGCTCGGGCTCCACAGGATCGAAGCCCGCGTGTTCGAACTCAACGAGCCGTCGCGCCGGTTGCTCGAGTCCGTTGGCTTCACGCAGGAGGGCATCCACCGCGACGTCGAGTTCATCGACGGCGAGTATCAGGACGCGTACTGGTTCGGGTTGCTCGAGGATGAGTGGCGGGGACGAGACGAGTGA
- a CDS encoding enoyl-CoA hydratase/isomerase family protein → MIDVDTSESIRTVTFNRPEARNALTVDGLEALEAAIEGAEEPVLYLCGRGGAFSAGADLNEVAALDGDRDRATEFAHLGQRVAQTIEESPAVVVAGIDGPARGGGLELALACDVRVGTPDSTYGEPGVTFGLFGAWGGTVRLPRIIGEGDALEFALSGRSVDAAEARRMGLISRVEDEPRSVAEEIAANAADSLAALKRRIRDDSEHATQERREAQAFADLVAAHADDIDALLE, encoded by the coding sequence ATGATCGACGTTGATACGTCCGAGTCGATTCGTACCGTTACCTTCAACCGCCCCGAAGCCCGCAACGCCCTCACCGTCGACGGTCTCGAGGCGCTCGAAGCTGCGATCGAAGGCGCCGAGGAGCCAGTACTCTACCTCTGCGGACGCGGAGGGGCGTTCTCGGCGGGAGCGGACCTGAACGAGGTTGCAGCGCTCGACGGAGATCGCGACCGCGCGACAGAGTTCGCCCACCTGGGCCAACGCGTGGCCCAGACGATCGAGGAGTCGCCTGCGGTTGTCGTCGCGGGAATCGACGGCCCCGCACGCGGCGGCGGTCTCGAGCTCGCACTGGCCTGTGACGTTCGAGTTGGAACGCCTGATTCGACGTACGGCGAACCGGGTGTCACCTTCGGTCTGTTCGGCGCCTGGGGCGGCACCGTTCGGCTGCCACGAATCATAGGTGAGGGCGACGCGCTCGAGTTTGCGCTCTCCGGGCGGTCGGTCGACGCGGCCGAGGCCCGCCGAATGGGGCTGATTTCGCGAGTCGAAGACGAACCCCGGTCTGTCGCCGAAGAAATCGCCGCCAACGCAGCCGACTCGCTGGCCGCGTTGAAACGGCGGATTCGAGACGATAGCGAGCATGCGACGCAGGAACGACGCGAGGCCCAGGCGTTTGCAGACCTCGTTGCCGCTCACGCGGACGACATCGACGCGCTGCTCGAGTGA
- a CDS encoding site-specific integrase, whose translation MTNQPDPLDNLPAGGGTPREGLPPAPESVEFDFPLVSERSREDLEAYGLNMIEDYHDFKKEVLSWLATYGKHPEKGEGLAESTLQSTHYKLEIVFRWLWEDEDAYTTALTPDHADRFIRLLNRSDEMADSSVLHYGKAVQRLFKYQNQIHGTDYDWEPKPELSQATGDERDYLRRTAFKPLYQAALEYNSVKSYHSEMSTEERDRLKIHVSKRLGVPKSEVGPEHFEQANSWKEPSIIAVTLDTGLRPIEVGRASTDWVNLDNNELNIPKDESTKNEAHWNCSIKKRTSRVLKRWLEERATYAKYNDRNELWLTKQGSK comes from the coding sequence GTGACCAACCAGCCCGATCCCCTGGACAACCTTCCCGCCGGAGGTGGAACTCCACGAGAAGGTCTTCCGCCAGCACCAGAGTCTGTAGAGTTCGACTTCCCGCTCGTCAGCGAACGCTCACGCGAAGATCTCGAGGCATATGGACTCAATATGATCGAGGACTACCACGACTTCAAGAAGGAAGTCCTCTCGTGGCTCGCGACCTACGGGAAGCATCCAGAGAAAGGAGAGGGCCTTGCAGAGAGCACCCTTCAGTCAACACACTACAAGCTGGAGATCGTCTTTCGGTGGCTTTGGGAAGACGAGGACGCCTACACGACAGCACTCACACCGGACCACGCTGACCGTTTCATCCGCCTCCTCAATCGCTCAGACGAGATGGCTGACTCCAGCGTACTTCACTACGGAAAAGCGGTACAGCGGTTATTCAAGTATCAGAACCAGATCCACGGAACCGATTACGACTGGGAACCAAAACCCGAACTGAGTCAGGCGACCGGCGACGAACGGGATTACCTTCGTCGGACAGCCTTCAAGCCGCTATACCAGGCCGCGCTGGAATACAACTCTGTCAAGAGCTATCATAGTGAGATGTCCACCGAGGAGCGCGATCGGCTCAAGATACACGTCTCAAAACGCCTCGGTGTCCCCAAGTCTGAGGTCGGACCCGAGCACTTCGAACAGGCGAACTCGTGGAAGGAGCCCTCGATCATCGCAGTGACGCTGGACACTGGACTCCGTCCTATCGAAGTCGGTCGAGCCAGCACAGACTGGGTCAATCTTGATAATAACGAGCTCAACATCCCCAAAGACGAGTCCACGAAGAACGAAGCTCACTGGAACTGCTCGATCAAGAAGCGTACGTCAAGAGTCCTCAAGCGGTGGTTAGAGGAGCGAGCAACGTACGCCAAGTACAACGATCGGAACGAACTCTGGCTCACAAAGCAAGGGAGCAAGTAA
- a CDS encoding DUF6166 domain-containing protein, which yields MFQPKQGLSGEKLDERPSITGGRGRSPTAKDTVYRSHRDPAAPVGEEVEVTADGEPLDCRYDPLSASPSGFEFGYGGSGPAQLSVVMLAHAFDDEFACEHYQ from the coding sequence ATGTTCCAACCGAAACAGGGATTGAGCGGAGAAAAACTCGATGAACGGCCCTCAATTACGGGTGGTCGCGGCAGGTCCCCAACGGCGAAGGACACCGTCTACAGGAGCCATCGTGATCCGGCCGCACCGGTCGGTGAAGAGGTTGAGGTAACGGCTGATGGTGAGCCGCTGGATTGTCGGTATGATCCGCTCAGCGCCAGTCCCTCTGGCTTTGAGTTCGGGTACGGCGGCTCAGGACCCGCGCAGTTATCGGTGGTTATGCTGGCTCACGCCTTCGATGATGAGTTCGCGTGCGAGCACTACCAGTAG
- a CDS encoding class I SAM-dependent methyltransferase produces the protein MSEESTDFTGYPEEEAVIYDQKRFKYPAGKAFDKFEKNQLYKLFSELEAGEKILEVGCGTGRFMADGREFGLDMTGGDMSAHMINEARQKLDREASLCVLDGTELPIQDNMFDGVYSIRTLNQLPTQDHARSMIHEMIRVCKPGGEILVEFVNSEALFNRYRENTTYLTKEDVTSIFENKDVTVNWTSGILFFTQTVLEAVPSFGLPAFARIDEAFAKKFPRRATRCYIGGTVQ, from the coding sequence ATGAGTGAAGAGAGTACGGATTTCACAGGATATCCTGAAGAAGAGGCCGTAATCTACGATCAAAAGCGATTTAAGTACCCGGCTGGGAAAGCCTTCGACAAGTTTGAGAAGAACCAGTTGTACAAACTATTCTCGGAACTTGAGGCCGGGGAGAAGATTCTGGAAGTTGGTTGTGGCACTGGCCGATTCATGGCGGACGGTCGAGAATTTGGTTTAGATATGACTGGCGGGGATATGTCGGCACACATGATAAACGAAGCAAGACAGAAACTCGACCGAGAGGCCTCTCTTTGTGTCTTAGACGGCACAGAACTCCCAATACAAGATAATATGTTTGATGGCGTCTATAGTATACGGACCCTCAATCAACTACCGACCCAAGACCATGCCCGATCAATGATACATGAAATGATTCGAGTATGTAAACCTGGCGGAGAAATATTGGTTGAGTTCGTGAATAGTGAGGCGTTATTCAACAGATATCGAGAGAACACCACTTACCTTACTAAAGAGGATGTTACCTCAATCTTCGAAAACAAGGATGTCACCGTGAACTGGACCTCGGGAATTCTATTTTTTACACAGACTGTTCTTGAGGCAGTTCCGTCATTCGGGTTACCCGCATTTGCAAGAATTGATGAAGCCTTCGCCAAGAAATTTCCACGAAGGGCGACGCGGTGCTATATCGGAGGGACTGTTCAATGA